One window from the genome of Metabacillus flavus encodes:
- a CDS encoding PDZ domain-containing protein, giving the protein MTWIMELLEGAMRFLQHPLTYYFVLYSLLAGLFRIKNERNSFYTKVEVIYEDLVFTYTKGLFAGLIVSAAVILMGISLPVGMIFLIGAATAVLSFFFRFQWLSAAFIMGLAFAASVLIMTFAQDSLPSFLKGIDQLNIAVFAILIGILLIAEGWAVYRTGHLRTSPSVLKSSRGLPIGSHTANRLWLLPLILFVPGGTLTSVFSWWPVFEMNGQSFSLFIVPFFIGFHQSVRGSLPKESIQVTGKRIIWLGGITLLIACGSIWWTPLAFAAMVLAIGGRVFLIIRQKMNDRSAPFFFSKKDKGLMILGILPKSPAEKIGLKVGETITKVNGSFVKTTSEFYEALQKNRALCKLEVIGLNGEIRYAQRATYEGEHHELGLLFVEQQKKKGSQAV; this is encoded by the coding sequence ATGACTTGGATAATGGAGCTGCTCGAAGGAGCCATGCGTTTTCTGCAGCACCCGCTTACATATTACTTTGTACTCTATTCCCTTCTTGCAGGGCTTTTTCGTATAAAAAACGAACGCAACTCCTTTTATACTAAGGTGGAGGTCATTTATGAGGACCTGGTTTTTACGTATACGAAGGGACTCTTTGCAGGATTGATTGTTTCTGCAGCGGTTATTTTGATGGGGATTTCGCTTCCAGTCGGAATGATTTTTCTCATTGGGGCCGCTACAGCCGTTTTAAGCTTCTTTTTTAGATTTCAATGGCTTTCTGCTGCCTTCATCATGGGACTTGCATTTGCTGCTTCTGTCCTAATCATGACTTTTGCTCAAGACAGTCTGCCTTCTTTTCTAAAAGGAATTGATCAGCTGAATATTGCTGTTTTTGCTATCCTTATAGGAATACTGCTGATTGCTGAAGGATGGGCCGTTTACCGGACAGGCCATCTTCGTACATCTCCATCCGTATTGAAAAGCAGCAGAGGCCTGCCAATCGGAAGTCATACGGCGAACCGTCTTTGGCTGCTGCCGCTTATCCTGTTCGTTCCCGGAGGCACGTTAACCTCTGTATTTTCGTGGTGGCCTGTATTTGAAATGAATGGACAAAGCTTTTCGCTGTTCATCGTTCCTTTTTTTATCGGGTTTCATCAGTCTGTCCGAGGATCTCTGCCAAAGGAAAGCATCCAGGTAACCGGAAAGCGCATCATCTGGCTCGGAGGTATAACCTTACTGATTGCCTGTGGATCCATATGGTGGACTCCTCTGGCGTTTGCTGCAATGGTCTTAGCCATCGGAGGCCGGGTGTTCTTAATTATCCGCCAGAAAATGAACGACCGGTCTGCCCCTTTCTTTTTCTCGAAAAAGGACAAGGGCTTAATGATTTTAGGAATTCTGCCTAAATCACCTGCTGAGAAAATTGGACTGAAGGTAGGCGAAACCATCACAAAAGTGAACGGTTCCTTTGTAAAGACTACAAGTGAATTCTATGAAGCTCTTCAAAAAAACAGAGCACTCTGCAAGCTTGAAGTCATTGGATTAAACGGTGAAATCCGCTATGCACAGAGGGCTACGTATGAAGGAGAGCATCATGAGCTTGGTCTGCTGTTTGTAGAGCAGCAGAAGAAGAAGGGGAGCCAGGCGGTGTAG
- a CDS encoding LacI family DNA-binding transcriptional regulator codes for MATITDVANLAGLSRSTVSRVLNNFPYVSEEKKRLVEEAMKQLNYYPNSSAQTLRSQKTDTIAVFIPMLTNPFFSYLLEGIDTVATENGFRLLVCQTRYDKNTEKQFFNLVMSKQVDGIILTSIENSWDIIQDYTSYGPVVMCNEYDHASKTPNVRLDQVYGGT; via the coding sequence TTGGCCACTATTACAGATGTTGCAAATCTGGCAGGTTTATCACGGTCAACTGTTTCAAGGGTGTTGAACAACTTTCCTTACGTTTCAGAGGAAAAGAAGAGATTAGTAGAGGAAGCCATGAAACAGCTGAATTACTATCCCAACTCTTCCGCTCAGACATTAAGGAGTCAAAAAACAGATACCATCGCTGTATTCATTCCGATGCTGACTAACCCTTTTTTCTCTTATTTACTCGAGGGAATTGATACCGTTGCAACTGAAAATGGTTTTCGTTTGCTCGTTTGCCAGACCAGGTATGACAAAAATACGGAAAAGCAATTTTTTAATTTAGTCATGTCAAAGCAAGTGGATGGAATTATTCTTACTTCTATTGAAAACTCATGGGATATTATTCAGGATTATACGTCATACGGACCAGTTGTTATGTGCAACGAGTATGACCATGCTTCAAAAACGCCAAATGTGCGTCTTGACCAGGTTTACGGGGGTACATAG
- a CDS encoding substrate-binding domain-containing protein gives MGTRHLIEKGHKRIAFCQGSFRSFISIERETGYKLAMEEADLQIHDDWAFRIAADYHDGKEVLRKIVSMKDRPTAIFTGSDQVAAGIVFEARLMGLNVPEDLAVIGFDDQPIAEMTFPQLTTIRQPAYEMGERAMKLMLNLLLPEEESPEMPEEPLKLEIVERCST, from the coding sequence ATAGGGACGAGACATCTGATAGAAAAAGGCCATAAAAGAATCGCATTCTGCCAGGGGAGCTTTCGAAGCTTCATTTCAATCGAGCGGGAGACCGGTTATAAACTGGCCATGGAAGAAGCGGATCTGCAGATACATGATGATTGGGCGTTTCGGATTGCAGCGGATTATCATGATGGAAAAGAAGTATTGAGAAAGATTGTCTCTATGAAGGACCGGCCTACTGCTATTTTTACTGGAAGTGATCAAGTTGCAGCAGGTATTGTTTTTGAAGCGAGGCTTATGGGCTTGAATGTACCTGAAGATTTAGCTGTTATCGGCTTCGATGATCAGCCGATTGCTGAGATGACCTTTCCGCAATTAACCACAATCCGTCAGCCAGCTTATGAGATGGGGGAAAGAGCCATGAAGCTCATGCTGAATTTGCTGCTTCCAGAAGAGGAATCACCAGAAATGCCGGAGGAGCCCCTTAAACTGGAGATTGTAGAAAGGTGTTCAACTTAA
- a CDS encoding MATE family efflux transporter, with translation MDHSQTVKKPAKELNLFLLTWPIFLEVFLFMLMGIADTFMLSAISDDAVSGVGAANQFLHIAILILEVIGNGASIVVAQYLGSKRLQEAAKISALAVVLNLAAGLVISACFLLFSSTMLQSLNLQGEVLANAQGYLHIVGGAIFLQAIINSLAAIIRVHGFTKEAMFVSLGMNIIHIAGNYLLIFGHFGFPELGVQGAAVSSIVSRFAALVVFFWLLYRIMEVRINIQDYLSFSKEYVFKILKIGIPSAFEQVMYQACQIVFLFYATFLGPASLAARQYASNLSMFIFLFAIAIGMGTAIMVGRYVGGGQNQVAYGQVWRSVKWAGAVTLGMVGVIILLRYPLMEMFTDNKEIIELGANVLLLSVVLETGRTINIVLINSLRAAGDAQFPVWMGMISMVGISVPLGYFLVFHLDMGLAGIWLAIAADEWTRGVIMFFRWKSRKWEKFALVKQSGAA, from the coding sequence ATGGATCACTCACAAACAGTAAAAAAGCCAGCGAAGGAATTAAATTTATTCCTGCTCACATGGCCCATTTTTCTTGAAGTTTTTTTATTTATGCTAATGGGAATTGCCGATACATTTATGCTGAGCGCTATTTCAGATGATGCGGTATCCGGGGTTGGCGCTGCTAATCAGTTTTTGCATATTGCCATTCTTATTTTGGAAGTCATCGGGAACGGAGCGTCCATTGTTGTCGCTCAGTATCTTGGGTCGAAAAGATTGCAGGAGGCCGCGAAAATTTCAGCACTTGCCGTCGTTTTGAACCTGGCAGCGGGACTTGTAATCAGCGCATGCTTCCTCTTGTTTAGCAGCACAATGCTCCAATCATTAAATCTCCAAGGGGAAGTTTTAGCCAACGCGCAAGGGTATCTCCATATTGTTGGCGGAGCGATTTTTCTGCAAGCTATTATTAACTCTCTTGCAGCGATTATCCGCGTCCACGGTTTCACGAAAGAGGCAATGTTCGTTTCACTTGGTATGAACATTATTCATATAGCAGGAAACTACCTGCTGATATTCGGTCATTTCGGCTTTCCTGAGCTTGGGGTTCAGGGAGCGGCAGTTTCATCCATCGTCAGCCGCTTTGCGGCCTTGGTTGTCTTCTTCTGGCTTTTATATCGGATTATGGAAGTTCGAATTAACATACAGGACTATCTATCCTTTTCAAAAGAGTATGTCTTTAAAATATTGAAAATCGGTATTCCTTCGGCTTTTGAGCAGGTGATGTATCAAGCGTGCCAAATTGTCTTTCTTTTTTACGCCACTTTCCTGGGACCGGCCTCGCTGGCTGCACGGCAATATGCGTCCAATCTATCGATGTTTATCTTCCTGTTTGCAATTGCAATCGGGATGGGGACAGCGATTATGGTCGGCAGGTATGTAGGCGGAGGGCAAAATCAGGTTGCTTACGGGCAGGTCTGGAGAAGCGTGAAATGGGCAGGAGCAGTGACCCTTGGCATGGTTGGGGTGATTATTCTTCTTCGGTATCCGCTCATGGAAATGTTCACGGATAATAAGGAAATAATCGAACTTGGAGCAAATGTCCTTTTGCTAAGTGTTGTGCTTGAAACGGGAAGAACCATCAATATTGTCCTCATTAACTCGTTGAGAGCCGCAGGAGATGCTCAATTCCCGGTTTGGATGGGAATGATCTCAATGGTAGGAATAAGCGTCCCTCTCGGCTATTTCTTAGTTTTTCATCTGGATATGGGACTCGCAGGAATATGGCTTGCCATAGCAGCAGATGAATGGACACGCGGTGTCATCATGTTCTTCCGCTGGAAGAGCCGGAAATGGGAGAAATTCGCGCTCGTTAAGCAGTCTGGCGCAGCCTAG
- a CDS encoding STM3941 family protein, whose product MNRVEIHENKSKLWLLFILLALIEVSFLIPIALYFLGPAGSIDLTLFLLSIAIVLTVGWALSKCLARILCKSPYLIFEREFITIFPVPQQPMKILIRDIDGVIPYVLQNQRYIGVLLKNEEERLENVSPRVKRIAKISKSAGFPAFNIHLNYIAREDLQAVMERFEAIGMPLGEETAKSRSQF is encoded by the coding sequence ATGAACAGAGTAGAGATTCATGAAAACAAATCAAAGCTTTGGCTATTATTTATCCTATTGGCGTTGATTGAGGTCAGCTTTTTAATCCCAATTGCTTTATATTTTCTGGGTCCGGCGGGTTCAATCGATTTAACGCTGTTTTTGCTTTCTATAGCAATTGTTCTAACAGTCGGATGGGCACTCAGCAAATGCCTGGCAAGAATTCTATGCAAGTCACCCTATTTGATTTTTGAAAGAGAATTTATCACAATATTTCCGGTCCCTCAGCAGCCAATGAAGATCTTGATCAGGGATATTGATGGTGTGATTCCCTATGTTCTGCAAAATCAAAGGTATATAGGAGTCTTGCTGAAAAACGAGGAAGAACGGCTTGAAAATGTTTCTCCCCGGGTGAAGAGAATCGCTAAAATCAGTAAGAGTGCCGGTTTTCCTGCTTTTAATATTCACTTGAATTATATCGCCAGGGAGGACCTTCAGGCTGTTATGGAACGTTTTGAAGCAATCGGTATGCCTCTTGGTGAAGAGACCGCTAAAAGCAGATCGCAATTTTAA
- a CDS encoding inorganic phosphate transporter yields MEMTLIITILIVIGALAFDFINGFHDTANSIATSVSTKALKPRHAIILAAVMNFLGAITFTGVAKTITKDIVDPFTLANGSLVILAALIAAITWNLITWYYGIPSSSSHALIGSIAGAVIAAAGFSALNWAGFIKIIQGLLISPILAFVIGYIIYSIFKIVFKRNHQLTKTNNRFRRIQIATAALQAYSHGTNDAQKAMGIITLALIANGFHTDPDQIPFWVQLSCAIAMGIGTSVGGWKIIKTVGGKIMKIRPVNGVAADVTSAAIIFGATFIHLPVSTTHVISSSILGVGSAHRVKGVKWGTAKTMLITWVITLPISALLAGILYLLLNLVF; encoded by the coding sequence ATGGAAATGACACTGATTATCACCATACTTATTGTCATCGGAGCACTGGCTTTTGATTTTATCAACGGATTTCATGATACAGCAAATTCAATTGCAACATCCGTTTCCACGAAAGCATTAAAACCGCGTCATGCCATTATTCTGGCAGCGGTCATGAACTTTCTAGGGGCGATTACGTTTACAGGTGTAGCAAAGACAATCACGAAAGACATCGTTGACCCCTTCACACTTGCTAATGGATCACTGGTTATCCTGGCCGCACTAATCGCTGCCATAACATGGAACCTTATCACTTGGTATTACGGTATTCCAAGCAGTTCGTCTCATGCTTTAATCGGTTCAATAGCCGGAGCTGTTATCGCAGCTGCTGGATTCAGTGCTCTGAACTGGGCTGGATTCATTAAAATTATTCAAGGTCTTTTAATTTCCCCGATTCTTGCATTTGTGATTGGGTATATCATTTACAGCATTTTTAAGATTGTTTTTAAACGTAATCACCAGCTGACGAAAACGAATAACCGTTTCCGCAGGATCCAGATAGCGACGGCGGCGCTTCAAGCCTATTCACACGGTACGAACGATGCCCAAAAAGCTATGGGAATCATTACGCTTGCCCTTATTGCGAATGGATTCCATACAGACCCGGACCAAATCCCTTTTTGGGTACAGCTTTCCTGTGCAATTGCAATGGGAATCGGTACTTCTGTAGGGGGCTGGAAGATTATTAAAACCGTTGGCGGAAAGATCATGAAAATCCGCCCTGTTAATGGAGTAGCAGCAGATGTTACATCTGCAGCGATTATCTTCGGAGCGACCTTCATTCATCTTCCGGTAAGTACGACTCACGTGATTTCCTCCTCCATTCTTGGTGTTGGATCCGCACACCGGGTGAAGGGCGTAAAATGGGGAACAGCTAAAACGATGCTCATTACATGGGTGATCACACTGCCTATTTCTGCGCTGCTTGCAGGAATTCTCTATTTGCTTCTGAATCTGGTATTTTAA
- a CDS encoding choice-of-anchor I family protein: MKFAKPLAAAVMTGAILVPSFSAGAANSHKLEQKIDLSKIAGYSTGATSEEGGVAEIIKYNPDNKKFYLINGKTQTIDIVSLKGLKANGEQQLEKESSIDVGKAVNSESFAYGDITSVDVNTEKKVVVAAVQEKDYRKAGKIVVMDYSGKILKTFDTGVQPDMIKMSKDGSSILTADEGEPRAGLEKGTDPQGSVTVVDYKTGKTKHMKFDNSKVIDKDVHIRNKEGGAAADLEPEYMALSDDGSKAYVTLQENNAIATVDVEKGKILSVKSLGYKDHSVKGNELDAAKDGKINMENLPILGSYMPDSISQVQIDGTSYLITGNEGDATEWEEFENVKDFKDVKDNISLDSKLFKGMSKKEAKEKLGEMKKNPAYDKLEVLTDRGNDAIYTLGGRSFSIWKADTMELVYDSGSEFEKITAERFPKNFNGSNDDIELDKRSVKKGPEPEDVKIGKADGKVYAFIGLERIGGIMTYDISKPKKAKFANYLNTRSFEDGIAGDVSPEGLDFIPAEASPTKRPLVLAGHEVSGTVAVNQLEKETKKSKLNEASVFAGLEKLLKDVLKN, from the coding sequence TTGAAATTCGCGAAACCGTTAGCAGCAGCTGTAATGACTGGGGCCATACTCGTTCCGTCCTTTTCTGCAGGGGCAGCAAATTCACATAAATTGGAGCAAAAGATCGATCTTTCGAAGATTGCCGGCTACAGCACAGGAGCAACAAGTGAAGAGGGCGGAGTTGCAGAAATCATTAAATACAATCCGGATAATAAAAAGTTTTACTTAATAAATGGAAAAACTCAAACGATCGACATAGTCAGCCTTAAAGGACTGAAAGCAAATGGTGAGCAGCAGCTTGAAAAGGAATCATCCATTGATGTCGGGAAAGCAGTAAACTCTGAATCATTTGCGTATGGAGATATTACAAGTGTTGACGTCAATACAGAGAAAAAAGTCGTTGTGGCCGCTGTTCAGGAAAAGGATTATAGGAAAGCGGGCAAAATCGTTGTCATGGATTACAGCGGCAAGATCTTGAAAACCTTTGATACAGGCGTTCAGCCGGACATGATTAAAATGAGCAAGGACGGCTCATCCATTTTAACTGCGGATGAAGGCGAACCAAGAGCCGGGCTTGAAAAAGGGACAGATCCACAAGGCTCTGTAACAGTTGTTGATTACAAAACCGGAAAAACGAAGCACATGAAATTCGATAATTCAAAGGTCATTGATAAAGATGTTCACATCCGCAACAAGGAAGGCGGAGCGGCTGCGGATCTGGAGCCTGAATACATGGCCCTTTCCGATGACGGCAGCAAAGCATACGTAACCCTTCAAGAGAACAACGCCATTGCAACTGTTGATGTGGAGAAAGGGAAAATCCTGTCAGTGAAATCCCTTGGATACAAGGATCATTCCGTAAAAGGAAATGAGCTGGATGCTGCAAAAGACGGCAAAATCAATATGGAAAACCTCCCAATCCTGGGTTCTTATATGCCGGATTCCATTTCTCAGGTTCAGATTGACGGGACAAGCTATTTGATTACTGGAAATGAAGGCGATGCTACAGAATGGGAAGAATTCGAAAATGTGAAAGACTTTAAAGATGTGAAGGATAATATCTCCTTGGACAGCAAGCTGTTTAAGGGCATGTCCAAAAAGGAAGCAAAGGAAAAGCTTGGGGAAATGAAGAAGAATCCGGCTTATGACAAGCTTGAAGTGCTGACAGACAGAGGAAATGACGCCATCTACACACTGGGAGGCCGCTCATTTTCGATTTGGAAAGCTGACACAATGGAGCTTGTGTATGACAGTGGAAGCGAGTTTGAGAAAATAACAGCTGAACGTTTCCCTAAAAACTTTAACGGGTCTAACGATGATATTGAATTGGACAAACGCAGCGTAAAGAAAGGTCCTGAGCCGGAGGATGTAAAAATCGGCAAAGCTGATGGAAAAGTTTATGCATTCATCGGACTTGAGCGAATCGGCGGAATTATGACCTATGATATTTCAAAGCCGAAAAAAGCGAAGTTTGCAAACTACCTCAACACCCGCAGCTTTGAAGATGGTATTGCAGGTGACGTATCTCCGGAAGGACTTGATTTCATTCCTGCCGAAGCAAGCCCAACGAAGCGCCCGCTTGTTCTCGCAGGCCATGAAGTGAGCGGAACTGTAGCAGTAAACCAGTTAGAAAAAGAAACAAAAAAATCCAAGCTCAATGAAGCGTCCGTTTTTGCCGGGCTTGAAAAGCTCCTTAAAGATGTATTGAAAAATTAA
- a CDS encoding DUF47 domain-containing protein: MVFSKKKDKFSDMLTDIADNIKVASEYFVTYKISNAHDLKEFFETVKEYENKGDTLVHTIIKELNQAFITPIEREDILQLAMILDDVIDGFEQAAALFEMYSVTQPTDHMRKFVTLLNEAVIEISIAIDLLSERKLELVRERAIRIKEIESNCDNLLRTSVKNLFAVEKENPIKIIQHKEIFETLEEIADSCQGVANTLETIIMKNA; the protein is encoded by the coding sequence ATGGTTTTCTCAAAGAAGAAGGATAAGTTTTCAGATATGCTGACTGACATTGCGGATAACATTAAAGTGGCTTCCGAATATTTTGTCACATACAAGATTTCCAATGCTCATGATTTAAAGGAATTCTTTGAAACGGTAAAAGAGTATGAGAATAAAGGGGATACCCTGGTTCATACGATCATTAAAGAATTAAACCAAGCATTCATTACTCCAATTGAGCGGGAGGATATTCTTCAACTCGCTATGATCCTCGACGACGTAATCGATGGCTTTGAACAAGCGGCCGCTCTTTTCGAGATGTACTCTGTCACCCAGCCTACTGATCATATGAGAAAATTCGTTACCCTGCTGAATGAAGCGGTAATTGAAATCTCCATTGCTATAGATTTGCTATCAGAACGCAAGCTTGAACTAGTCCGCGAACGTGCCATCCGGATTAAAGAAATTGAATCAAATTGCGATAATTTGCTTCGTACTTCCGTGAAAAACCTGTTTGCTGTGGAAAAAGAAAATCCGATAAAAATTATCCAGCACAAAGAGATATTCGAAACGCTGGAAGAAATCGCTGATAGCTGCCAGGGCGTTGCCAACACACTCGAAACCATTATCATGAAAAACGCGTAA
- a CDS encoding DUF421 domain-containing protein, whose protein sequence is MDVLYRSIIIFLAGYFVLRVTGKKAVSQMHSFDLLYILILGNIISQPLQKDHVWMAVLYTLLLAIFYKIFMKLSLHNKLRWILYESPTVLIRNGEIDRKALKKVRVPIDELLAQLRIKGITETKNIAIALMEDSGEISVIPKADYRPVNPKDLKLNVGREFIPIPLIMDGQVLDHNLKYLQHDREWLDKKISHKGGAIENVLLATYQSDGNLHIDTKTVKEHKHDPFYYQPGEDN, encoded by the coding sequence ATGGATGTCTTATACAGGTCCATCATTATTTTTCTCGCAGGGTACTTTGTGCTAAGGGTGACCGGAAAAAAAGCGGTATCGCAAATGCACAGCTTTGATTTGCTTTATATTCTCATATTGGGAAACATTATTAGCCAGCCCTTACAAAAAGATCATGTGTGGATGGCAGTTCTTTACACACTCCTTCTGGCGATTTTTTATAAAATCTTTATGAAACTGTCTCTTCATAACAAGTTGCGATGGATTTTGTATGAAAGTCCAACGGTTTTAATCCGCAATGGGGAAATTGACAGAAAAGCGCTTAAAAAGGTCCGGGTGCCAATTGATGAATTACTGGCCCAGCTTCGAATAAAAGGTATTACCGAAACGAAAAACATTGCGATTGCCCTGATGGAGGATTCAGGAGAAATCAGCGTCATTCCAAAAGCCGACTATCGTCCTGTCAACCCAAAGGATCTAAAATTAAATGTCGGCCGGGAATTTATCCCCATTCCTCTCATCATGGACGGACAAGTTCTTGATCATAATTTAAAATACCTTCAGCATGATCGGGAGTGGCTGGATAAAAAAATCAGCCATAAAGGAGGCGCAATTGAAAACGTACTTTTAGCCACCTATCAAAGCGACGGAAATCTTCATATTGACACGAAGACCGTCAAAGAACATAAACATGACCCGTTTTATTATCAGCCCGGTGAGGATAATTAG
- a CDS encoding carbohydrate ABC transporter permease, with protein MKKRKSAVRWTLEIAGILLALLWLSPFYLMIVNAFKTKREIFTNTTKLPEVLVLDNFKQAFEELSFLQTFFNSILITGLSVAFIIFFSSMAAYALSRNNSKLSGIIFFVFIAAMLIPFQAVMVPLVALFGKASALNFYGLIFMYIGFGCSLSIFLYHGALKGISKSLDEAATIDGCNKLQVFWHIIFPLLKPISVTVGILNVIWIWNDFLLPSLVISGDGTDTIPLKLFLFFGQYTKQWHLALAGLTISIIPVIIAYFFAQRQIIKGVSDGAVK; from the coding sequence ATGAAGAAAAGAAAATCAGCTGTCAGGTGGACCCTTGAGATTGCAGGAATTTTATTAGCGCTTCTCTGGCTCTCTCCATTCTATTTGATGATTGTCAATGCGTTTAAAACGAAGCGTGAAATTTTCACCAACACAACCAAGCTGCCGGAGGTGCTTGTGCTTGATAACTTTAAACAAGCATTTGAAGAGCTTAGCTTTCTGCAGACGTTTTTCAACTCAATCCTGATAACAGGTCTGAGCGTAGCGTTTATTATTTTCTTTTCTTCCATGGCAGCATATGCTCTCTCCCGCAACAACAGCAAGCTGAGCGGAATCATCTTTTTCGTCTTCATCGCGGCAATGCTGATTCCATTCCAAGCTGTCATGGTTCCGCTTGTGGCTTTGTTCGGTAAAGCATCTGCATTGAATTTCTACGGGCTGATCTTTATGTATATCGGATTTGGATGCAGTCTCTCCATCTTCCTTTATCATGGAGCGCTCAAAGGAATTTCGAAATCGCTTGATGAAGCGGCAACGATTGATGGCTGCAATAAATTACAGGTTTTCTGGCATATCATCTTCCCTTTATTAAAACCAATTTCAGTTACGGTAGGTATTTTAAATGTAATCTGGATTTGGAACGACTTCCTTCTTCCGTCACTTGTAATCAGCGGCGATGGAACGGATACGATTCCTTTGAAGCTGTTTTTGTTCTTCGGTCAATATACGAAGCAGTGGCACCTTGCCCTTGCAGGTTTAACCATCTCAATTATCCCGGTTATCATTGCGTACTTCTTTGCGCAAAGACAAATTATCAAAGGGGTTTCCGATGGAGCAGTGAAATAA